One genomic window of Conger conger chromosome 7, fConCon1.1, whole genome shotgun sequence includes the following:
- the npas2 gene encoding neuronal PAS domain-containing protein 2 isoform X1, translated as MDSLSEFGSLCPSSRTEWDTSSCVDDLLDEDEKDRAKRASRNKSEKKRRDQFNVLIKELCTMLQGQGYPRKMDKSTILQRTIDFLQKHREISAQTELCEIQQDWKPSFLCNEEFTQLMLEALDGFLIALTTDGNIIYVSDSVSSLIGHLPSDMVDQNILNFLPEREHGDVYKLLSSHMLMTDPITADFLKNETHIEFCCHLARGNIDPKEPATYEYVKFVGDFKFHNNVPTSSCNGFELALPRTLQSSLEEQVCLVATVRLVTPQFLKDLCNVEDPCDEFTSRHSLEWKFLFLDHRASPIIGYLPFEVLGTSGYDYYHVDDLELIAQCHKQLMQFGKGKSCYYRFLTKGQQWIWLQTHYYITYHQWNSKPEFIVCTHTVVSYANVRAERRRELDLEETLPELASSSVKGHEVYAEIAPPPEGPRDRVSGTRSVSSHSSRKSSHTDSASNSSVRYTEASTPSRQSAAIRPEKAASRIQPSSSKALVQRQNSSDLLPQPSIPPSPTCSQHSTMPPVYQFQQPQLGVMHQLKKQLEERTRILQDDIMTQQQELHDIREQLQLVNSSNIQMLLQPSVPMGFSPVQQQQQQQQQPQQQQQQQQQQGPGRPAQQSHSGVIRQSSQQTLCGSHNSSPHSLLREASSSSPQVLQRSIRTSAMQTVSLPVQTHTSLTMPLYSNPMMFSQTSARPLQMPMSQDISQRHSNADFSQEGQLRSSVPQMTSHFSCTGSMLLNQPMQTLIADSNGSSQTSQCNTGLQQTKYALEQQLVTPSLPVQQVNCNAVIVPSPVFSSPIMIPHNTFIPQQAQAAYASQPQAAQHSLQLQQPQQFFQMQPQGLIHGGQTQTLFQATHIPQQSTMGYIHQQPQQQQQQHRHSQNQTGSISDFRNMLTR; from the exons atgGACAGCCTTTCGGAGTTTGGGAGCCTCTGTCCTTCCAGCCGCACAGAGTGGGA CACCAGTAGCTGTGTGGATGACTTGCTGGATGAAGATGAGAAAGACAGGGCAAAAAG GGCATCACGTAATAAGTCTGAAAAGAAGCGACGAGACCAGTTCAATGTCCTTATTAAGGAGCTGTGCACCATGCTGCAGGGACAGGGCTATCCCCGCAAGATGGACAAGTCCACCATATTGCAAAGGACCATCGACttcctgcagaaacacagag AAATCTCAGCACAGACAGAGTTGTGTGAGATCCAGCAGGACTGGAAACCTTCGTTCCTCTGCAATGAGGAGTTCACCCAGCTGATGCTGGAG GCTTTAGATGGTTTCCTCATAGCACTTACAACAGACGGAAACATAATATATGTGTCTGATAGCGTTTCTTCACTCATTGGCCATTTGCCG TCAGATATGGTGGACCAAAATATTTTGAACTTTCTCCCTGAACGTGAGCACGGGGATGTCTACAAGCTGTTATCGTCTCACATGCTGATGACCGACCCCATTACTGCCGACTTCCTAAAGA ATGAGACGCACATTGAGTTCTGCTGTCATTTAGCCCGAGGAAACATTGACCCAAAGGAACCTGCTACATATGAATATGTCAAATTTGTGGGAGATTTCAAGTTTCATAACAATG TGCCTACGTCCTCCTGTAATGGCTTTGAATTGGCATTACCAAGGACGCTCCAGTCATCTCTAGAAGAACAAGTCTGCCTTGTTGCTACTGTCAGACTTGTCACTCCACAGTTTCTGAAG GATCTGTGCAATGTGGAAGATCCTTGTGATGAATTTACATCCAGACATAGTCTGGAATGGAAGTTCCTTTTCTTAGATCACAG AGCTTCGCCCATTATAGGCTACTTGCCCTTCGAAGTTCTGGGAACCTCTGGCTACGATTACTATCATGTGGATGATCTGGAACTCATAGCACAGTGTCATAAACAAT TAATGCAGTTCGGGAAAGGAAAGTCCTGCTACTACCGCTTTCTGACCAAAGGCCAGCAGTGGATTTGGCTGCAGACGCATTACTACATCACCTACCACCAGTGGAACTCCAAGCCCGAGTTCATCGTGTGCACTCACACCGTCGTAAG TTATGCTAATGTGCgagcagagaggagaagagagctCGATCTGGAAGAGACGCTGCCTGAATTGGCCTCCTCATCCGTGAAG GGTCATGAAGTGTACGCTGAAATTGCTCCACCCCCGGAGGGGCCCAGGGATCGAGTGAGCGGGACGCGATCCGTGTCCTCGCACAGCTCTCGAAAATCCTCCCACACGGACTCTGCAT CAAATTCCTCAGTTCGGTACACAGAGGCAAGCACCCCATCCCGCCAGTCTGCTGCCATTAGGCCGGAGAAGGCTGCGTCCAGGATCCAGCCTAGTAGCTCGAAG GCGTTGGTGCAGAGGCAAAACTCTTCTGACCTCCTCCCCCAGCCAAGCATCCCCCCTTCCCCTACCTGCAGTCAACACTCCACCATG CCGCCGGTGTACCAGTTCCAGCAACCGCAGCTGGGCGTGATGCACCAGCTGAAGaagcagctggaggagaggaCACGCATTCTGCAGGACGACATCATGACCCAGCAGCAGGAGCTGCATGACATCCGGGAGCAGCTTCAGTTGGTCAACAGCTCCAACATTCAG ATGTTGCTTCAGCCTTCTGTTCCTATGGGCTTCAGTCCGGtccagcagcaacagcagcagcaacaacagccgcaacagcagcagcagcagcaacaacaacaaggcCCAGGCAGACCAGCCCAGCAGTCTCATTCAGGGGTCATCAGGCAGTCATCCCAGCAGACCCTATGTGGTTCTCATAATTCCTCACCCCACTCGCTCCTGAGAGAGGCCAGCTCCTCATCCCCACAG GTGCTGCAGCGATCTATACGGACCTCGGCGATGCAGACAGTGAGCCTTCCAGTACAGACCCACACCAGTCTGACAATGCCTCTCTACAGCAACCCCATGATGTTTTCCCAAACCAGCGCACGCCCCCTGCAAATGCCCATGTCCCAGGACATCAGCCAAAGACATTCAAATGCAGACTTCAGCCAAGAGGGACAACTACG AAGCTCAGTTCCTCAAATGACTAGTCATTTTTCCTGCACCGGCAGCATGTTGCTCAACCAGCCAATGCAGACCCTGATAGCAGACAGCAATGGAAGTTCCCAGACCTCCCAGTGCAATACAGGCTTGCAGCAAACCAA ATATGCCCTGGAGCAGCAGCTGGTCACCCCTTCGCTGCCTGTGCAACAGGTCAACTGCAACGCCGTCATCGTGCCCTCGCCCGTCTTCAGCTCCCCCATCATGATCCCCCACAACACCTTCATCCCCCAGCAAGCACAGGCCGCCTACGCCTCGCAGCCCCAAGCTGCCCAGCACtctctgcagctgcagcagccCCAGCAGTTCTTTCAG ATGCAGCCCCAGGGACTCATACACGGAGGACAGACCCAGACTCTCTTTCAGGCCACCCACATCCCGCAGCAAAGCACTATGGGATACATTCACCAGCAgccgcagcagcagcaacagcagcaccgTCACTCTCAAAACCAGACTGGCAGCATCTCAGACTTCCGGAACATGCTAACACGGTAG
- the npas2 gene encoding neuronal PAS domain-containing protein 2 isoform X2 produces the protein MDSLSEFGSLCPSSRTEWDTSSCVDDLLDEDEKDRAKRASRNKSEKKRRDQFNVLIKELCTMLQGQGYPRKMDKSTILQRTIDFLQKHREISAQTELCEIQQDWKPSFLCNEEFTQLMLEALDGFLIALTTDGNIIYVSDSVSSLIGHLPSDMVDQNILNFLPEREHGDVYKLLSSHMLMTDPITADFLKNETHIEFCCHLARGNIDPKEPATYEYVKFVGDFKFHNNVPTSSCNGFELALPRTLQSSLEEQVCLVATVRLVTPQFLKDLCNVEDPCDEFTSRHSLEWKFLFLDHRASPIIGYLPFEVLGTSGYDYYHVDDLELIAQCHKQLMQFGKGKSCYYRFLTKGQQWIWLQTHYYITYHQWNSKPEFIVCTHTVVSYANVRAERRRELDLEETLPELASSSVKGHEVYAEIAPPPEGPRDRVSGTRSVSSHSSRKSSHTDSASNSSVRYTEASTPSRQSAAIRPEKAASRIQPSSSKALVQRQNSSDLLPQPSIPPSPTCSQHSTMPPVYQFQQPQLGVMHQLKKQLEERTRILQDDIMTQQQELHDIREQLQLVNSSNIQMLLQPSVPMGFSPVQQQQQQQQQPQQQQQQQQQQGPGRPAQQSHSGVIRQSSQQTLCGSHNSSPHSLLREASSSSPQVLQRSIRTSAMQTVSLPVQTHTSLTMPLYSNPMMFSQTSARPLQMPMSQDISQRHSNADFSQEGQLRMLLNQPMQTLIADSNGSSQTSQCNTGLQQTKYALEQQLVTPSLPVQQVNCNAVIVPSPVFSSPIMIPHNTFIPQQAQAAYASQPQAAQHSLQLQQPQQFFQMQPQGLIHGGQTQTLFQATHIPQQSTMGYIHQQPQQQQQQHRHSQNQTGSISDFRNMLTR, from the exons atgGACAGCCTTTCGGAGTTTGGGAGCCTCTGTCCTTCCAGCCGCACAGAGTGGGA CACCAGTAGCTGTGTGGATGACTTGCTGGATGAAGATGAGAAAGACAGGGCAAAAAG GGCATCACGTAATAAGTCTGAAAAGAAGCGACGAGACCAGTTCAATGTCCTTATTAAGGAGCTGTGCACCATGCTGCAGGGACAGGGCTATCCCCGCAAGATGGACAAGTCCACCATATTGCAAAGGACCATCGACttcctgcagaaacacagag AAATCTCAGCACAGACAGAGTTGTGTGAGATCCAGCAGGACTGGAAACCTTCGTTCCTCTGCAATGAGGAGTTCACCCAGCTGATGCTGGAG GCTTTAGATGGTTTCCTCATAGCACTTACAACAGACGGAAACATAATATATGTGTCTGATAGCGTTTCTTCACTCATTGGCCATTTGCCG TCAGATATGGTGGACCAAAATATTTTGAACTTTCTCCCTGAACGTGAGCACGGGGATGTCTACAAGCTGTTATCGTCTCACATGCTGATGACCGACCCCATTACTGCCGACTTCCTAAAGA ATGAGACGCACATTGAGTTCTGCTGTCATTTAGCCCGAGGAAACATTGACCCAAAGGAACCTGCTACATATGAATATGTCAAATTTGTGGGAGATTTCAAGTTTCATAACAATG TGCCTACGTCCTCCTGTAATGGCTTTGAATTGGCATTACCAAGGACGCTCCAGTCATCTCTAGAAGAACAAGTCTGCCTTGTTGCTACTGTCAGACTTGTCACTCCACAGTTTCTGAAG GATCTGTGCAATGTGGAAGATCCTTGTGATGAATTTACATCCAGACATAGTCTGGAATGGAAGTTCCTTTTCTTAGATCACAG AGCTTCGCCCATTATAGGCTACTTGCCCTTCGAAGTTCTGGGAACCTCTGGCTACGATTACTATCATGTGGATGATCTGGAACTCATAGCACAGTGTCATAAACAAT TAATGCAGTTCGGGAAAGGAAAGTCCTGCTACTACCGCTTTCTGACCAAAGGCCAGCAGTGGATTTGGCTGCAGACGCATTACTACATCACCTACCACCAGTGGAACTCCAAGCCCGAGTTCATCGTGTGCACTCACACCGTCGTAAG TTATGCTAATGTGCgagcagagaggagaagagagctCGATCTGGAAGAGACGCTGCCTGAATTGGCCTCCTCATCCGTGAAG GGTCATGAAGTGTACGCTGAAATTGCTCCACCCCCGGAGGGGCCCAGGGATCGAGTGAGCGGGACGCGATCCGTGTCCTCGCACAGCTCTCGAAAATCCTCCCACACGGACTCTGCAT CAAATTCCTCAGTTCGGTACACAGAGGCAAGCACCCCATCCCGCCAGTCTGCTGCCATTAGGCCGGAGAAGGCTGCGTCCAGGATCCAGCCTAGTAGCTCGAAG GCGTTGGTGCAGAGGCAAAACTCTTCTGACCTCCTCCCCCAGCCAAGCATCCCCCCTTCCCCTACCTGCAGTCAACACTCCACCATG CCGCCGGTGTACCAGTTCCAGCAACCGCAGCTGGGCGTGATGCACCAGCTGAAGaagcagctggaggagaggaCACGCATTCTGCAGGACGACATCATGACCCAGCAGCAGGAGCTGCATGACATCCGGGAGCAGCTTCAGTTGGTCAACAGCTCCAACATTCAG ATGTTGCTTCAGCCTTCTGTTCCTATGGGCTTCAGTCCGGtccagcagcaacagcagcagcaacaacagccgcaacagcagcagcagcagcaacaacaacaaggcCCAGGCAGACCAGCCCAGCAGTCTCATTCAGGGGTCATCAGGCAGTCATCCCAGCAGACCCTATGTGGTTCTCATAATTCCTCACCCCACTCGCTCCTGAGAGAGGCCAGCTCCTCATCCCCACAG GTGCTGCAGCGATCTATACGGACCTCGGCGATGCAGACAGTGAGCCTTCCAGTACAGACCCACACCAGTCTGACAATGCCTCTCTACAGCAACCCCATGATGTTTTCCCAAACCAGCGCACGCCCCCTGCAAATGCCCATGTCCCAGGACATCAGCCAAAGACATTCAAATGCAGACTTCAGCCAAGAGGGACAACTACG CATGTTGCTCAACCAGCCAATGCAGACCCTGATAGCAGACAGCAATGGAAGTTCCCAGACCTCCCAGTGCAATACAGGCTTGCAGCAAACCAA ATATGCCCTGGAGCAGCAGCTGGTCACCCCTTCGCTGCCTGTGCAACAGGTCAACTGCAACGCCGTCATCGTGCCCTCGCCCGTCTTCAGCTCCCCCATCATGATCCCCCACAACACCTTCATCCCCCAGCAAGCACAGGCCGCCTACGCCTCGCAGCCCCAAGCTGCCCAGCACtctctgcagctgcagcagccCCAGCAGTTCTTTCAG ATGCAGCCCCAGGGACTCATACACGGAGGACAGACCCAGACTCTCTTTCAGGCCACCCACATCCCGCAGCAAAGCACTATGGGATACATTCACCAGCAgccgcagcagcagcaacagcagcaccgTCACTCTCAAAACCAGACTGGCAGCATCTCAGACTTCCGGAACATGCTAACACGGTAG